The Streptomyces sp. NBC_00102 genome segment CAGGCGTGCAGGAACCCGGGGACCCCGGTCCGTACGGCCTCGGCGCTGCCCGGCTTCAGGACCACCGGGAACGCGTCGCCGCGCTGCGCCGCGACCGAGCGCTCGACTATCACGCCCGAGCGAGGCGGGGACTGGGCGTCCGGAGCGTACGCGCCGGTGCAGGTGTCCTCCCCGCAGCCCGTCACCGTCAGGGTGCCGTGCTCGCGGCCCTTGGCCAGGATGATGTGGTGCGCCGTCTCCCACGACGCCCACCCACCCGCGACGAGCAGCAGCAGGGTGACCAGGGCCATCGCGCCATTACGGGCGATCATGGCCACGCGCTGGGAGGACTTCATGGAGGCCGATCTTTGGGCAGGACGATGCTCTCGGTCAACTTGGGTCCGAAAAGGGGCGGGGAAGCGGTGGGAATGTCGGGAGTTGGGTGTTCCGGGGCCGGGGTGTACCGCGCGGCGTACGGGCGCCTGTACAGGCGTGATGGACGGTCCTCACGGATTCGGGGACCACAGGGGGCGGTCGGCGGGGACATTGCCGAAGGGCGGCAGGCCGGGACCGTGTTCACTGCCGGAAGTGGCCGTTCACGCCGGCCGGTCGACTGCCTATGATCACCGGGACGGGGTACCGGGACGGGGTACCGGGACGGGGTACCGGGACGGGGTACCGGAATGGTGAATTCCGGAGAATACGCCGCTCTTTGCGCCCGGAGTGGGGTCCGGGACGATTTCGCGCCGCATGAACGAGGGGGAGCCCTGGGGGTGCGGCTCTCCGCCCTGGACAACGCACCGTGCATGACCTTGGGGGGAATCGCGAGCATGCTCTCTGATCTGACCACCACCACGTGGTGGATCGTCGCGGGCGTCGTCACCGCCGCGTACGTGGCCGCGATCTGCGCGCTGTATCCGGCGGGCAAGCTGCGACGGGCGCTGTCCGCCATGCCGGTCGCGGCGATGGTCATGGCGGCCGTATCCGCGGCGCTGCACGGTTATTCGGCCGAGGTCACCCTGTACCTCTACTGCGTCCTGGTGGTGTTGTTGCTCATCGTGTTCGGTCTGTCGGCCAAGAAGTTCGTGGCGGCGGTCGCGGAGCAGAAGGAGTACCCCGACCGTCAGGTCCGGGTGAGCCGCACCGCTCTGTACGCGGTGGCCGGCGTGGGCGTCGTGTGGATGGCGATCGCCGTCTGGCTCTGGCCGTAGGGCCCGCGCCGAGCTCCGGGCCGGGCTCGCCCGAGCCAGGCTCTCCCACGGTTCCTGGTGCACACGCGCCAGGAACCGCGGGACAGCCCGGGCGGATGCGGCTCTACGCCTCCGTCTCCCGGGGCCGCCCTGCCGTCTCCGTCTCCCGCAGCGCGGTGAGGATCGCCAGCGGGGTCGCCGCCGCCCATGCCTGCGGGGAGCAGGAGTGCGGGTACGGGACCGGGCGCGGGTGGTCGGTGCGGCCGTAGCCGGCCATCACCTCGGGCAGCCGGCCGCCGTGGTGGCCGGCCGCGTCCAGCAGGCCGCGTGCGACCGCCCGGACCTCGTCGGCCAGGCCCGCCCGTGCGAGCCCGAGCACGACGACCGCGTTGTCGTGCGGCCAGCAGGTGCCCCGGTGGTAGGAGAGCGGGTGGTAGCCCGGCTGCCCGGCCGCCAGCGTGCGGATCGCCCAGCCCGAGAAGAAGTCGGGCTCCAGGAGTCGCCGCCCGACCCGGCGGGCGTGCTCCTCGTCGAGGATGCCGGACCAGAGGAGGTGGCCCGCGTCGGAGGCGAGGGAGTCGACCTGCCGCCCCTTCCCGTCGAGCGCCAGCGCCGGGAAGTCCGGGCCGGTCATCCAGAAGTCCCGCACGAAGCGGTCCCGCAAGTCCGCTGCCGCCGCCTCCAGTTCGTCGGCCCAGGCGGCGTCGCCCCACACCGTGCGGGCGAGCCGTGCGGTGCGGACCAGCGCGTCGTACGCGTACCCCTGTGCCTCGGCGACGGCGATCGGGCCCTCGGCCTGGGTGCCGTCGAGGAAGCAGATCGCGCCCTCGGAGTCCTTCCAGTTCTGGTTGACCAGGCCGCCCGGGTCCGGGGTGTAGGAGAGGTAGCCGCCGTCGGCGAGACCGCCGTCCCGGAACATCCACGCCACCGCCGCCCGCGCCTGCGGTTCGAGGCGCGCGGCGAGCCCGGTGTCCCCCGTGGTGAGGGCGTGGGCGTCCAGCAGGGTGAGGAAGAGCGGGGTGGCGTCCACGGAGCCGTAGTAACGGCCGTACGGGACCTGGCGGAACGCCGCGAGCTCGCCGTGGCGGATCTCGTGCACGATGCGCCCCGGCTGTTCGCCCCGGAAGGCGTCGTACTCCGCGCCCTGGGTCGCGGCCAGCGCGGCGAGGGTGGCCGCGGCCAGCTCCGGGCGGTAGGGGAGCGCGAAGTGCGAGGTGAGCAGGGCGTCCCGGCCGAAGAGCGTCAGGAACCACGGCACCCCCGCGCCCGGGACCCTCAGCTCCTCGCCGTCGGGTCCGAGCGCCGGGACGCGCAGCGATGCCAGGTCGCCGAGCCCACGGG includes the following:
- a CDS encoding glycogen debranching N-terminal domain-containing protein; translated protein: MSAGTDITLVRAGTFAVLGADGGITGRRGTSPDGLFRRDARHLSRWTLTVDNAAPGVLVPAAGETGTACVLTPPGTRDEPPAYTVFREQALGGGYLTERVRLVSNRAEPVTAVLGLTVDADFADQFELRSDHRRYDKTGARRTVTPTPDGVVFAYERGADWLSRTTVAASPAPVEVALVEAGSTTRILRWHLEVPAQGAAELLLTVVAQPHGAPAPGPPTTPDAAAAEQALDTSEFTDLSGPEASPPPPTDAPAGLAAAVARGLGDLASLRVPALGPDGEELRVPGAGVPWFLTLFGRDALLTSHFALPYRPELAAATLAALAATQGAEYDAFRGEQPGRIVHEIRHGELAAFRQVPYGRYYGSVDATPLFLTLLDAHALTTGDTGLAARLEPQARAAVAWMFRDGGLADGGYLSYTPDPGGLVNQNWKDSEGAICFLDGTQAEGPIAVAEAQGYAYDALVRTARLARTVWGDAAWADELEAAAADLRDRFVRDFWMTGPDFPALALDGKGRQVDSLASDAGHLLWSGILDEEHARRVGRRLLEPDFFSGWAIRTLAAGQPGYHPLSYHRGTCWPHDNAVVVLGLARAGLADEVRAVARGLLDAAGHHGGRLPEVMAGYGRTDHPRPVPYPHSCSPQAWAAATPLAILTALRETETAGRPRETEA